In Paenibacillus sp. FSL R7-0345, a single window of DNA contains:
- a CDS encoding AraC family transcriptional regulator, whose translation MLASPPRRIVFAREGGEHLPITLDSMGYNPDQEKVSRPDGYYVYHWLQTASGEGIIHFEDKKLTLPEGSGVLLLPGTPHRYEALSSENWCTYYLTFGGSSSRHILESAGMHSNSFYRWESESPLTGMLQDILDRHDAAADMFSLGVSTDAYRFLLTLNKYGHLHNNTSISRNVDKLQPLLKWMDSHYGDPSIGLYDLASQLDVSGRYLNSLFLQTFGLSPYAYFVRLRIRKSKELLVSKPAMTVKSISQLVGFRDVSHFVATFRKQSGTTPDQFRRLH comes from the coding sequence TTGTTAGCTTCACCCCCGCGCAGAATTGTATTCGCCCGTGAAGGCGGCGAGCATCTGCCGATTACACTGGACAGTATGGGCTATAATCCTGACCAGGAGAAAGTGTCGCGCCCGGACGGCTATTATGTCTACCACTGGCTGCAGACAGCCTCCGGGGAAGGGATCATCCACTTTGAGGACAAAAAGCTGACGCTGCCCGAAGGCAGCGGCGTGCTGCTGCTGCCCGGCACTCCGCACAGATATGAAGCTCTCTCGTCAGAGAACTGGTGCACCTACTATCTCACCTTCGGCGGCAGCTCTTCGCGGCATATTCTGGAATCTGCGGGCATGCACTCGAACTCCTTTTACCGCTGGGAGAGTGAATCACCGCTGACCGGCATGCTGCAGGACATACTCGACCGGCATGATGCAGCTGCTGACATGTTCAGCCTGGGCGTATCCACGGATGCCTACCGGTTTCTGCTGACGCTTAACAAATACGGGCATCTGCACAATAACACCTCCATCTCGCGTAATGTCGACAAGCTGCAGCCGCTTCTGAAGTGGATGGACAGCCACTATGGTGATCCTTCCATCGGCCTGTACGACCTCGCTTCACAGCTGGATGTGTCCGGCCGGTATCTTAACAGCCTGTTTCTGCAGACCTTCGGACTCTCCCCTTACGCTTATTTCGTACGTCTGCGGATCCGCAAGAGCAAGGAATTGCTGGTAAGCAAGCCGGCTATGACCGTCAAAAGCATCTCCCAGCTGGTCGGCTTCCGCGATGTCAGCCACTTCGTGGCCACCTTCCGCAAGCAGTCCGGCACAACGCCGGATCAGTTCCGGCGGCTGCACTGA
- a CDS encoding beta-galactosidase has translation MINNKLPKIWYGGDYNPEQWDAPVWAEDERMFKLAGIDVATINVFSWAMIQPSEDTYDFSELDQLMDRLYKNGTYVCLATGTGAHPAWMAHRYPEVTRVDVQGRKRKFGGRHNSNPNSQVYRKFSAKLAGKLAERYKDHPALLIWHISNEYGGYDYSEESAAAFRVWLKDRYGSLEVLNKAWNTKFWGHVFYDWEEIVVPNELSEEWNGNRTNFQGISLDYRRFMSHSLLECYKLEKEAIREHSTNIPVTTNLMGFYPELDYFEWAKHMDVISWDNYPALDTPVSFTAMTHDLMRGLKHGQPFMLMEQTPAQQNWMPYNSVKRPGVMRLWSYQAVARGADTVLFFQLRRSIGACEKYHGAVIEHVGHEHTRVFRECAELGRELELLGDELLDARSAAQIGIIYDWENRWALDLSSGPTVALDYVKEVHKYYDACYQQNIEADIIGVEEDLFKYKVVIAPVIYMIKPGFAAKVEAYVKAGGTFVTTFFSGIVNENDLVTLGGYPGELRKVLGIWAEEIDALLPEMSNEIVMNSDWGALSGSYTCNLLCDLIHAEGAEVLASYGSDFYKGMPVLTANSFGKGKAYYVASSPEAGFLHGFITNLCDENGIKALVKAPAGVESVQRVKDGVSYLFLLNHNEQESTADIGEVERTDLLTGSIYSGTAIVPGRGVLILSDKK, from the coding sequence GTGATCAATAATAAATTACCGAAAATATGGTACGGCGGTGACTATAATCCTGAGCAGTGGGATGCCCCGGTATGGGCAGAGGATGAGCGGATGTTCAAGCTGGCGGGAATTGATGTAGCGACAATTAACGTCTTTTCCTGGGCGATGATTCAGCCTTCTGAAGATACCTATGATTTCTCGGAGCTGGATCAGCTGATGGACCGGTTATACAAAAATGGAACCTATGTCTGTCTGGCTACCGGTACTGGAGCACATCCGGCATGGATGGCACACCGCTATCCTGAGGTGACCCGGGTCGATGTCCAGGGCCGAAAGCGCAAATTCGGCGGCCGGCATAACTCCAATCCGAACAGTCAGGTATACCGTAAGTTTTCAGCCAAGCTGGCCGGCAAGCTGGCCGAGCGCTATAAGGACCATCCGGCGCTTCTGATCTGGCATATCTCCAACGAATACGGCGGCTATGATTATTCCGAGGAGTCTGCAGCGGCTTTCCGGGTCTGGCTTAAGGACCGTTACGGCTCCCTTGAAGTGTTGAACAAAGCCTGGAACACGAAGTTCTGGGGGCATGTCTTCTATGACTGGGAAGAAATCGTAGTGCCGAATGAGCTTAGTGAGGAATGGAACGGCAACCGCACCAACTTCCAGGGGATTTCACTGGATTACCGGAGGTTCATGTCCCACAGCCTGCTGGAATGCTACAAGCTGGAGAAGGAAGCAATCCGGGAGCACAGCACTAATATTCCGGTGACCACCAACCTGATGGGCTTCTATCCTGAGCTGGATTATTTTGAGTGGGCCAAGCATATGGATGTGATCTCCTGGGATAACTATCCGGCGCTGGATACTCCGGTCAGCTTTACGGCGATGACGCATGATCTGATGCGCGGCCTGAAGCACGGCCAGCCGTTCATGCTGATGGAGCAAACGCCGGCCCAGCAGAACTGGATGCCATACAACTCAGTGAAACGCCCGGGTGTGATGCGCCTGTGGAGTTACCAGGCGGTAGCGCGCGGAGCGGACACTGTGCTGTTCTTCCAGCTGCGCCGTTCGATCGGTGCCTGCGAGAAGTACCACGGCGCGGTTATTGAGCATGTCGGCCACGAGCATACCCGCGTCTTCCGCGAATGCGCAGAGCTGGGCCGGGAGCTGGAGCTGCTTGGCGATGAGCTGCTGGATGCTCGCAGTGCGGCGCAGATCGGGATCATCTATGACTGGGAGAACCGCTGGGCTCTTGACCTGTCGAGCGGGCCGACAGTAGCGCTTGATTATGTAAAAGAAGTACACAAATATTATGATGCATGCTATCAGCAGAATATTGAGGCTGACATCATCGGTGTGGAAGAAGACCTGTTCAAGTATAAGGTGGTAATCGCACCGGTAATATACATGATCAAGCCGGGCTTTGCCGCCAAGGTTGAAGCTTATGTCAAGGCAGGCGGTACGTTTGTAACCACCTTCTTCAGCGGAATCGTTAATGAAAATGACCTGGTTACGTTAGGCGGCTACCCGGGGGAGCTGCGTAAAGTACTCGGCATCTGGGCCGAAGAAATCGACGCGCTGCTGCCGGAGATGAGCAACGAAATCGTAATGAACAGTGACTGGGGTGCGCTGAGCGGCTCATACACATGCAACCTGCTCTGCGATCTGATTCACGCTGAGGGCGCAGAAGTATTGGCAAGCTATGGCTCTGACTTCTACAAGGGTATGCCGGTATTGACCGCCAACAGCTTCGGGAAAGGTAAAGCCTATTATGTGGCTTCCAGCCCGGAAGCAGGCTTCCTGCATGGCTTCATCACAAACCTGTGTGACGAAAATGGCATCAAGGCGCTGGTTAAAGCGCCGGCAGGCGTGGAATCGGTACAGCGTGTGAAGGACGGTGTCTCCTATCTGTTCCTGCTCAACCACAATGAACAGGAGAGCACTGCAGATATCGGCGAAGTAGAGCGCACGGATCTGCTTACCGGCAGTATTTATAGCGGTACAGCGATTGTTCCGGGCCGCGGTGTGCTGATTTTGTCAGACAAGAAATAA
- a CDS encoding Ger(x)C family spore germination protein, which translates to MYRRLLPIILCLSLLTATQTGCWSSKEIEDVALYTGLALDTGELTKAEQELEEKGISYSKRNKVTATVQIVPVKTIGNIDKQGGQQAAHYQNVSGTGDSVLEIFRQFSIRNERPIVGHHLKVIVFSAELLKQQSIEQLTDFVLRDNDIRPSTMVFVSQGRADETMVSKRNDVIPSFHIQQMHVNQGRTSKVMSPVILSKLDALIHAKRSFALQNLVTAEGETEFAGAAVVKGDSGRWVGNLSQEDAECLTWLTGKAGTGAIKAYDWDNEPMTYEMKALKSKIKARTEGDEILFDVSIETEGRLIETWNTSILLSADDNSKRASKIFQDKLKQMMEHMIGKLQQDYKADVAEFSKALSIQQPRAWNKVKDHWDETFSRSRISFKYDLKITDFGSFTE; encoded by the coding sequence ATGTATAGACGGTTACTGCCGATTATCCTCTGTCTTTCCCTACTTACTGCCACCCAGACCGGATGCTGGAGCAGCAAGGAAATCGAGGATGTCGCGCTTTATACCGGCCTGGCCCTTGATACGGGAGAACTGACCAAGGCTGAGCAGGAGCTGGAGGAAAAGGGCATTTCCTATTCCAAACGAAACAAGGTTACAGCAACGGTCCAGATTGTACCAGTCAAAACTATAGGAAATATAGACAAACAAGGGGGCCAGCAAGCCGCGCATTACCAGAACGTCTCAGGCACCGGGGATTCCGTGCTTGAGATTTTCCGTCAGTTCTCCATCCGGAACGAGCGCCCGATCGTCGGCCATCATCTAAAAGTCATCGTTTTCTCAGCTGAACTGCTGAAGCAGCAGTCGATAGAGCAGCTGACGGATTTTGTGCTCCGTGATAATGATATCCGCCCCAGCACCATGGTGTTTGTCAGTCAGGGCCGGGCAGATGAGACGATGGTCTCCAAACGCAATGATGTAATCCCCTCCTTTCACATCCAGCAGATGCACGTCAATCAGGGCAGAACAAGTAAAGTGATGAGTCCGGTCATTTTGTCCAAGCTGGATGCGCTCATACACGCCAAGCGGAGCTTTGCGCTGCAGAATCTGGTTACTGCAGAAGGCGAGACCGAGTTTGCCGGAGCAGCGGTTGTCAAGGGAGACTCGGGACGGTGGGTCGGCAACCTGAGCCAGGAAGATGCCGAGTGCCTCACCTGGCTGACAGGCAAGGCTGGGACCGGCGCCATCAAGGCCTATGACTGGGACAATGAGCCGATGACCTACGAGATGAAAGCGTTGAAAAGCAAAATCAAGGCCCGTACTGAGGGGGATGAGATTCTGTTTGATGTGTCGATTGAGACAGAGGGCCGGCTGATTGAAACATGGAACACTTCAATCCTCCTGTCTGCAGATGATAATTCGAAAAGGGCAAGTAAGATTTTCCAAGACAAGCTGAAGCAGATGATGGAGCATATGATCGGCAAGCTGCAGCAGGATTACAAAGCGGATGTGGCCGAATTTTCAAAAGCGCTCAGCATCCAGCAGCCCCGGGCATGGAATAAGGTCAAGGATCATTGGGACGAAACGTTCAGCCGCTCCCGGATCAGCTTCAAATACGACCTGAAAATTACAGATTTCGGTTCTTTTACTGAGTAG
- a CDS encoding GerAB/ArcD/ProY family transporter, with protein sequence MFTRTDDKITTTQAAVFLNNTVLGAGILTLPRGVSQAVKTPDSWLSVMLGGIIVMAVVTLMVKISQQFPGKTIFQYAGKIIGRVPGAALCLLLILYFLLVAGFEIRSLAEVTLFFLLEGTPIWAIVLPFIWAGTYLVYGGINSIARVFQIVFPISIMILLICYALSFRLFDIDNLRPVLGSGILPVIHGLKATVLVYSGCEVILTLVAFMQRPEQAVKTMLIGIGIPVGLYLLTVVMVIGGLSIDSVITSTWPTLDLIRSFEITGFLFERLEFPLMVIWLMQMFCNFCSFFFQASLGISQVLRIKVHPVIYMLVPVIFISAMIPKTVNDVFSLGDFIGRMGLVLFLLLPVLLSIIWLIRTKGLKQHV encoded by the coding sequence ATGTTTACTCGTACAGACGACAAAATCACCACTACACAAGCAGCAGTCTTCCTTAACAACACCGTGCTTGGCGCCGGGATTCTGACCCTGCCGCGGGGCGTAAGCCAAGCTGTAAAGACCCCGGACTCCTGGCTGTCTGTCATGCTGGGCGGGATCATCGTGATGGCTGTGGTTACCCTGATGGTAAAGATCAGCCAGCAGTTTCCCGGCAAAACCATTTTCCAGTATGCAGGCAAAATCATCGGCCGGGTGCCCGGTGCGGCGCTTTGTCTGCTGCTGATTCTTTATTTTCTGCTCGTGGCCGGCTTTGAAATCCGTTCACTGGCGGAAGTTACGCTATTCTTCCTTCTGGAGGGTACGCCCATATGGGCGATAGTTCTGCCTTTTATCTGGGCGGGAACCTATCTTGTCTACGGCGGCATCAATTCCATCGCCAGAGTGTTTCAGATCGTCTTCCCGATCAGCATCATGATCCTGCTGATCTGTTACGCGCTCAGCTTCCGGCTGTTCGATATCGACAATCTGCGCCCTGTCCTCGGAAGCGGCATTTTGCCTGTCATTCACGGTCTGAAAGCAACCGTCCTCGTGTACAGCGGCTGTGAAGTTATCCTAACGCTTGTGGCATTTATGCAGAGGCCGGAGCAAGCAGTAAAAACAATGCTGATCGGCATCGGCATTCCGGTCGGACTGTATCTTTTGACGGTAGTCATGGTCATTGGCGGGCTCTCCATTGATTCCGTTATTACAAGCACCTGGCCAACGCTTGACCTGATCCGCAGCTTTGAAATTACCGGCTTTCTGTTCGAGCGCTTGGAATTTCCGCTGATGGTCATCTGGCTGATGCAAATGTTCTGCAACTTCTGCAGCTTCTTTTTTCAGGCCTCGTTGGGCATTTCCCAGGTCTTAAGGATAAAGGTGCATCCGGTGATCTATATGCTGGTTCCGGTCATTTTCATCTCGGCGATGATTCCTAAAACCGTTAATGATGTGTTCAGTCTGGGGGATTTCATTGGCAGGATGGGGCTCGTACTGTTTCTGCTGCTGCCCGTGCTGCTCTCCATCATCTGGCTTATCCGCACGAAAGGACTGAAGCAGCATGTATAG
- a CDS encoding spore germination protein, whose product MLATIISYIPDWTIFGQAGIALLFPLLGHLFYKGLYSLTGSGRAVESPGTKKGKPPKGPSAAKAGGDSTPAHKGFSGDYASDLKYIKDTIGKNSDLHFKEFTMGRLQKQAMFIFVDGMQDDRQLNLKILQYLMSEATAESLSGQGMSGSGLPFSQLTEASDLTTFNQSVLFGHAGLLVEGLPQGLLIEPPGSTDRTLGEPVSEALLRGPRLGFSEVLSVNTSILRRQGLNDQLEMISYRAGTRIQKDIVLAYMKDIVNPELLKEVETRISKLDIDFLAESGYIEQLIEDNYLSPFQQVQNTERPDRVINALLEGRIAILLDGTPFALIVPVTFSMLLQSPEDYYERWLPSSLIRMLRFAASFMALMAPALYISFISFHPGLIPTELALSIIETRQGVPFPSVIEVLILEISIEILREAGIRLPKPVGPAMGIVGGLIIGDAAVNAGIVSPFLVIVVAVTAISSFSIPMYSTGLTLRLLRFVGMGFAAILGMFGTILFFLLLCSHLTRLKSFGVPYLTPVSPFRLSDWKDLFFRSPLSLMKRRPAMMKTQDSRRKS is encoded by the coding sequence TTGCTTGCTACCATCATATCCTATATCCCGGACTGGACAATCTTTGGCCAGGCAGGCATTGCCCTGCTGTTTCCGCTCCTGGGTCATCTTTTTTATAAAGGACTGTACTCGCTGACAGGCAGCGGGAGAGCCGTGGAATCTCCGGGTACCAAAAAAGGCAAACCGCCCAAAGGGCCGTCTGCCGCTAAGGCTGGCGGTGATTCCACTCCGGCTCACAAAGGCTTCAGCGGCGACTATGCCTCCGATCTCAAATATATCAAGGATACCATAGGCAAAAACTCCGATCTTCATTTCAAAGAATTTACCATGGGCCGGCTGCAGAAGCAGGCCATGTTTATCTTCGTGGACGGTATGCAGGACGACAGGCAGCTAAACCTGAAGATTCTGCAGTATCTGATGTCCGAAGCGACCGCCGAGTCCCTGTCGGGCCAAGGGATGTCCGGGTCGGGGCTGCCCTTCAGCCAGCTCACTGAGGCCAGCGATCTGACCACGTTCAACCAGTCCGTCCTGTTTGGACATGCCGGGCTGCTGGTTGAAGGCCTGCCGCAGGGCCTGCTGATCGAGCCGCCAGGCAGCACCGACCGTACACTTGGCGAGCCTGTCTCGGAAGCGCTGCTGCGCGGGCCAAGGCTCGGCTTCTCGGAGGTTCTCAGTGTGAATACCTCCATCCTGCGCCGCCAGGGCCTCAATGATCAGCTGGAGATGATCTCATACCGGGCAGGCACCCGGATTCAGAAGGATATTGTCCTAGCCTACATGAAGGACATTGTGAATCCTGAGCTGCTCAAGGAAGTGGAGACCCGGATCAGTAAGCTGGATATCGATTTTCTGGCGGAATCGGGATATATCGAGCAACTGATTGAAGATAATTACCTGAGCCCGTTTCAGCAGGTGCAGAATACGGAACGTCCTGACCGGGTAATCAATGCCCTGCTGGAGGGCAGGATTGCTATTCTGTTGGACGGAACGCCTTTCGCGCTGATTGTTCCGGTAACCTTCAGCATGCTGCTTCAGTCACCCGAGGATTATTATGAGCGCTGGCTGCCCAGTTCCCTGATCCGGATGCTGCGCTTCGCAGCCTCGTTTATGGCACTCATGGCTCCGGCCCTGTATATTTCATTCATTTCCTTTCATCCCGGGCTGATTCCGACCGAGCTCGCCTTGTCGATAATAGAGACCCGGCAGGGTGTTCCCTTTCCGTCCGTCATCGAGGTGCTGATTCTGGAAATTTCCATCGAGATTCTGCGCGAGGCCGGCATCCGGCTGCCCAAGCCGGTCGGACCGGCGATGGGCATCGTCGGCGGTCTGATTATCGGCGACGCCGCCGTCAATGCAGGAATCGTCAGCCCTTTTCTGGTTATTGTCGTCGCGGTCACTGCCATCTCCTCGTTCTCCATCCCGATGTACAGCACAGGGCTTACACTGCGGCTGCTCCGCTTTGTCGGCATGGGCTTCGCAGCCATTCTGGGGATGTTCGGCACGATTCTGTTCTTCCTGCTGCTCTGCAGCCATCTCACCAGGCTGAAAAGCTTTGGAGTGCCCTACCTTACACCAGTATCCCCTTTCCGGCTCAGTGACTGGAAGGATCTGTTCTTCCGTTCACCGCTCAGCCTCATGAAGCGCAGGCCGGCTATGATGAAAACACAGGACAGCAGGCGCAAGTCCTGA
- a CDS encoding DUF1273 domain-containing protein produces MTTLLVTGYRAHELGIFDNKHQGIPYIKKALEHRLTPLIEDGVDWVITPGQYGVDLWACEVVLELKRQYPQLKLGIITAHANPEEKWKEDKQNEYRRIVAGADYYGAVSNAPYDGSWQFRARDDLLFRKSDAILLFYDEEAAEGSAKFMKERALKLHAESDYGFHLMLAEEIQNIADEESRSDYE; encoded by the coding sequence ATGACAACCTTACTGGTAACAGGCTACCGTGCGCATGAGCTCGGGATTTTTGACAATAAGCATCAAGGCATTCCCTATATCAAAAAAGCGCTGGAACACCGGCTCACTCCGCTGATTGAAGACGGGGTGGACTGGGTGATTACGCCCGGACAATACGGTGTGGATCTCTGGGCCTGCGAGGTTGTACTGGAGCTGAAAAGGCAGTATCCGCAGCTGAAGCTGGGGATCATAACGGCCCATGCCAACCCGGAAGAGAAGTGGAAGGAGGACAAGCAGAACGAGTACCGGCGGATCGTGGCGGGGGCGGATTACTATGGTGCAGTCAGCAATGCCCCTTATGACGGAAGCTGGCAGTTCCGGGCCAGAGATGATCTTCTGTTTCGCAAAAGCGATGCGATTCTCCTGTTCTACGACGAGGAAGCGGCGGAAGGCAGCGCAAAATTTATGAAGGAGCGGGCGCTGAAGCTGCATGCCGAGAGTGACTACGGGTTCCATCTGATGCTGGCAGAGGAAATCCAGAATATTGCCGATGAGGAAAGCCGGAGTGATTATGAGTAG
- a CDS encoding YciI family protein, protein MEAAEMQEDICYVILLSPTEQDRRDMGIIRAHVGHLQELERSGQLVLCGPFSDCPGGMVIIRAASREEAVRIAERDPYVLTGIRSYELRTWGLSHAGNRHMGIAAE, encoded by the coding sequence ATGGAAGCAGCGGAGATGCAGGAGGATATTTGTTATGTGATTCTGCTTAGTCCTACGGAGCAGGACCGCAGGGATATGGGGATTATCCGCGCCCATGTTGGGCATCTGCAGGAGCTGGAGCGCAGCGGCCAGCTGGTGCTGTGCGGCCCGTTCAGCGACTGCCCGGGAGGCATGGTCATTATCCGGGCGGCTTCACGGGAAGAAGCCGTCCGGATTGCTGAACGTGATCCGTATGTTCTGACCGGCATCCGCAGCTATGAGCTGCGCACCTGGGGGCTGTCACACGCAGGCAACAGGCACATGGGCATAGCTGCGGAATAA
- a CDS encoding amidase family protein encodes MSFEIVEATIPEIQAALDAGDITSRQLVLMYYERIAEHDKNGLTINSVLEINPDALFIAEALDHERTLQGPRGPMHGIPVLLKDNINTGDKMHTSAGSLALADSFAGEDAFIVQKLREAGAIIMGKANMTEFANFMTNGMPSGYSSRGGQVLNPYNISTPTGGSSAGSAVSVACNFCTVSVGTETSGSILNPGNLGSIVGIKPTVGLLSRSGILPLSNTQDTAGPMGRTVRDAVLLLNAMLGRDDSDAAMGTSTGRVHEDYTAFLDQDGLKGARIGIPRDYYFEELTEEQLALFNASVEKMRGLGAVIIDPADIRTAREIKYSSVVLNEFKTSLNAYLAKLGPGAKMRTLKDIIDFNHAHPQETLRYGQTTLIDAEYTSSGTLTEPQYLRDRATDLRLCKEQGIDAAMKEHQLDALLFPADFGARITSRSGYPSIVVPSGYTSAGAPFGVTFSAQAYQEPLLIKLAYAYEQHYKVRKAPSLRSFI; translated from the coding sequence ATGAGTTTTGAGATTGTAGAGGCTACTATTCCGGAGATTCAAGCTGCACTTGACGCCGGAGATATCACTTCCCGGCAGCTGGTGCTCATGTATTACGAACGCATTGCCGAGCATGACAAAAACGGCCTGACGATTAACTCCGTACTGGAGATCAATCCCGATGCGCTTTTCATCGCCGAAGCTTTGGATCACGAGCGTACGCTGCAGGGTCCGCGGGGGCCGATGCACGGCATTCCGGTCTTGCTCAAGGACAATATCAATACAGGGGATAAAATGCATACCAGTGCGGGGTCGCTGGCGCTTGCGGATTCTTTTGCCGGGGAAGATGCCTTCATTGTGCAGAAGCTGCGTGAAGCCGGAGCTATTATTATGGGCAAAGCGAACATGACGGAGTTCGCCAACTTTATGACAAACGGCATGCCCTCAGGCTACAGCTCACGCGGCGGACAGGTGCTGAATCCTTACAATATTTCAACGCCGACCGGCGGCTCCAGCGCCGGCTCCGCTGTCTCCGTTGCCTGCAACTTCTGCACAGTCTCAGTAGGCACCGAAACCTCCGGATCAATCCTTAATCCCGGTAATCTTGGCTCAATTGTTGGCATCAAGCCGACCGTAGGCCTGCTCAGCCGTTCCGGCATTCTGCCGCTGTCGAACACACAGGATACGGCCGGCCCGATGGGCAGAACCGTGCGCGATGCTGTACTGCTGCTGAACGCCATGCTGGGACGGGATGACAGCGATGCCGCAATGGGGACAAGCACCGGCAGGGTGCATGAGGACTATACCGCTTTTCTTGACCAGGACGGGCTCAAGGGGGCGCGGATCGGGATTCCGCGGGATTATTATTTTGAAGAGTTAACGGAGGAACAGCTGGCGCTGTTCAATGCTTCTGTAGAAAAGATGCGCGGGCTGGGGGCTGTCATTATTGATCCGGCTGATATCCGCACCGCACGGGAGATCAAATATTCCTCCGTTGTGCTGAACGAGTTCAAGACTTCTCTTAATGCTTACCTGGCCAAGCTCGGACCCGGGGCAAAAATGCGGACGCTGAAGGACATCATCGACTTTAACCATGCCCATCCGCAGGAGACGCTGCGTTATGGACAAACTACATTGATAGATGCTGAGTACACCTCCTCCGGCACATTGACCGAACCGCAGTATCTGCGCGACCGGGCTACTGATCTGCGGCTCTGCAAGGAACAGGGGATTGATGCCGCCATGAAAGAGCACCAGCTGGATGCGCTGCTGTTCCCGGCCGATTTTGGCGCGAGAATCACTTCCAGATCCGGCTACCCGTCCATCGTTGTACCTTCCGGCTATACCTCGGCCGGGGCTCCGTTCGGAGTCACGTTCTCTGCACAAGCCTATCAAGAGCCGCTGCTGATCAAGCTGGCATATGCCTATGAGCAGCATTACAAGGTACGCAAAGCGCCTTCGCTCCGCAGCTTCATCTAA
- a CDS encoding DUF6612 family protein, protein MNKWGKGVLAALITFSLAGCAGSESRDAKLPDAEELMDRITEAGSGLNSYVQESQSKITTEISADIGVKEIISETATTSEYILNPLQLHQTGSTIVDDKQPMDAESYLTDSGYYMYYNGFWRKLPDTMLEDLKFAAEVQSSPVRRMEQLKTILPYVTVSEEGDEYVLSAQLSGEETKDLESFYKLQYSNDNLAGEQLAVVKSMSVEYRVNKQTYWPTGTVEELVTDELSEEEATYREVRQTASIGQYNTVKEIIIPKEALQAAE, encoded by the coding sequence GTGAATAAATGGGGAAAAGGTGTGCTGGCTGCGCTGATTACGTTTAGTCTGGCGGGATGTGCTGGTAGCGAAAGCCGGGATGCAAAGCTTCCGGATGCAGAAGAATTAATGGATAGAATCACTGAAGCAGGCAGCGGGCTGAACAGCTATGTCCAGGAGTCACAGTCCAAGATTACAACCGAAATATCGGCCGACATTGGGGTTAAAGAGATTATCTCAGAAACGGCGACAACATCAGAGTATATTTTAAACCCGCTGCAGTTGCACCAGACAGGCTCCACAATTGTAGACGATAAGCAACCGATGGATGCAGAGTCTTATTTGACGGACAGCGGCTACTATATGTATTACAACGGCTTTTGGCGGAAATTGCCGGATACTATGCTGGAAGACTTGAAATTTGCTGCGGAGGTACAATCCAGCCCGGTGCGGCGAATGGAGCAGCTGAAGACAATCCTTCCTTATGTGACCGTGTCCGAGGAAGGGGACGAATATGTTCTGAGCGCTCAGCTGTCCGGTGAGGAGACCAAGGATTTGGAGAGCTTTTATAAGCTTCAGTATAGCAATGACAATTTAGCCGGTGAGCAGCTTGCGGTGGTCAAGAGCATGAGTGTTGAATACCGCGTGAATAAGCAGACGTATTGGCCAACCGGGACAGTCGAAGAGCTTGTAACGGATGAGCTGTCGGAAGAAGAGGCCACTTACAGGGAAGTTAGGCAGACGGCCTCAATCGGACAGTATAACACCGTTAAGGAAATCATCATTCCTAAGGAAGCGCTGCAGGCGGCGGAATAG